Proteins encoded within one genomic window of Candidatus Hydrogenedentota bacterium:
- the xseA gene encoding exodeoxyribonuclease VII large subunit: MRSRSGGPCSFTMRAMREIPADIMSVSQLTRRIKGLLEAEINYVWVAGEISNYRVSPTGHAYFVLKDADSQIDAVMFRGKLQYLRFEPENGLEVILHGLVSVYEKRGSYQIVCDDMQPKGLGALQLAFEKLKKRLQAEGLFDEERKKPLPLLPRRIGIVTSPTGAAIRDILNVIHRRFANVHILLFPARVQGQEAAPEIVEGIQVLDAIGVDVMIVGRGGGSMEDLWPFNEEIVVRAVAASRTPVISAVGHEIDFTLCDFAADVRAPTPSAAAELVVREQQALSEKIALLKQRLAKSLRAEMEGFRYRLSLAQSSFVFQRPQEMIRQRRQQSDELRMRLEAGMAECASVLRLRLDRASRALALLSPANQLRRAAERLGVARNRLLQSAGNAIARFHARLRPLHARLEALSPLAILSRGYALVWKQPENDLVREAGQLASGDAVKIRLGRGGASARIETIEEEAHG, translated from the coding sequence ATGCGCAGTCGAAGCGGCGGGCCTTGTTCGTTTACAATGCGCGCCATGAGGGAAATACCGGCGGATATCATGAGCGTCAGCCAACTGACGCGGCGAATCAAAGGCTTGCTCGAAGCCGAGATCAACTACGTGTGGGTGGCGGGCGAGATATCGAATTATCGTGTCTCGCCCACGGGCCATGCGTATTTCGTGCTGAAAGACGCCGATTCACAGATTGACGCGGTCATGTTTCGCGGGAAACTCCAATATCTACGATTTGAGCCCGAAAACGGTCTCGAAGTCATCCTGCACGGGTTGGTGTCGGTATATGAAAAGCGCGGTTCGTACCAAATTGTCTGCGACGACATGCAGCCGAAGGGACTCGGCGCGCTTCAACTCGCCTTTGAGAAACTGAAAAAGCGCCTTCAGGCTGAAGGGCTGTTCGACGAGGAGCGCAAGAAACCGCTGCCTCTCCTGCCGCGTCGGATCGGCATCGTCACATCGCCGACGGGCGCCGCGATTCGTGACATTCTCAACGTGATCCACCGCCGCTTTGCAAATGTCCATATCCTGCTGTTCCCCGCGCGCGTGCAGGGGCAAGAAGCCGCGCCGGAAATCGTGGAGGGCATCCAGGTGCTCGACGCGATCGGCGTGGACGTCATGATTGTAGGACGCGGCGGCGGATCAATGGAAGACTTGTGGCCCTTTAACGAGGAAATCGTGGTGCGGGCCGTGGCGGCGTCGCGGACGCCGGTTATTTCGGCGGTCGGGCACGAGATTGATTTCACGTTGTGCGATTTCGCGGCGGATGTTCGCGCGCCGACACCCAGCGCGGCGGCGGAACTGGTCGTCCGCGAGCAGCAGGCATTGTCCGAGAAGATCGCGCTGTTGAAACAGCGGCTGGCCAAGTCCCTGCGGGCTGAAATGGAAGGCTTTCGCTACCGCCTGTCGCTTGCCCAGTCCAGTTTTGTTTTTCAGCGTCCGCAGGAAATGATCCGTCAGCGACGGCAACAGTCGGACGAATTGCGCATGCGGCTTGAAGCCGGGATGGCGGAATGCGCATCGGTTTTGCGGTTGCGGCTCGATCGCGCGTCGCGCGCGCTGGCGCTGCTGTCACCCGCTAACCAACTGCGCCGGGCGGCGGAGCGGCTGGGTGTGGCGAGGAACCGGCTTCTCCAATCGGCGGGCAACGCGATTGCGCGTTTTCATGCGCGGCTGCGGCCGTTGCATGCGCGGCTGGAAGCGCTCAGTCCCCTCGCGATCCTGTCGCGCGGCTATGCGCTTGTATGGAAACAGCCGGAAAATGATTTGGTGCGCGAAGCCGGACAACTCGCGTCCGGCGACGCGGTGAAAATACGCTTGGGACGCGGCGGCGCTTCCGCCCGGATCGAAACCATCGAGGAAGAAGCCCATGGCT